A single region of the Solwaraspora sp. WMMD406 genome encodes:
- a CDS encoding SDR family oxidoreductase, which translates to MNEIHDSTGVALVTGASRGLGAVIARALAAAGWPVAVNYRSDAHGADEVVRAIGSAGGTAAAFGADVTDEAAVAALVDEVARRLGPVRVVVANATGPQPEVPVEQLTWQDHLDQLAFFVKSPTLLVRATLPGMRAAGGGRVIQIGSDMVERATPGWSAYVAAKGAQLGLTRTWARELGPSNVTVNLVAPGWIPVERHADTTEEALRGYAAQVPLGRVGRPEDVAAAVCYLASPAAAFVTGQRITVNGGHTI; encoded by the coding sequence ATGAACGAGATTCACGACTCGACCGGGGTGGCCCTGGTCACCGGTGCGTCACGCGGGCTCGGCGCGGTGATCGCCCGCGCACTCGCCGCAGCCGGCTGGCCGGTCGCGGTCAACTATCGGTCCGACGCGCACGGGGCTGACGAAGTCGTCCGGGCGATCGGATCGGCCGGCGGCACGGCGGCCGCGTTCGGTGCCGACGTCACCGACGAAGCGGCGGTGGCGGCGCTGGTCGACGAGGTGGCCCGGCGACTCGGCCCGGTACGGGTCGTGGTCGCCAACGCCACCGGACCCCAACCGGAGGTGCCGGTCGAGCAGCTCACCTGGCAAGACCACCTCGACCAGCTGGCCTTCTTCGTCAAGAGTCCGACCCTGCTGGTACGGGCCACGCTGCCCGGCATGCGGGCCGCCGGCGGTGGTCGGGTGATCCAGATCGGCTCGGACATGGTCGAGCGCGCCACCCCGGGCTGGTCGGCGTACGTCGCGGCGAAGGGCGCGCAGCTCGGACTGACCCGTACCTGGGCCCGGGAGCTGGGGCCGTCGAACGTGACGGTCAACCTGGTCGCGCCGGGATGGATACCGGTGGAGCGGCACGCCGACACGACCGAGGAGGCATTGCGCGGGTACGCGGCCCAGGTCCCGTTGGGCCGGGTCGGCCGACCGGAGGACGTGGCCGCCGCCGTCTGCTATCTGGCGTCACCGGCGGCCGCGTTCGTCACCGGGCAGCGGATCACCGTCAACGGCGGCCACACCATCTGA
- a CDS encoding restriction endonuclease has protein sequence MSSMQEMQRAHAQQLHAQQRAQAATFRQHQQMVWEAENARRAAEQAAAEDERNRKRLYAKARTAKVAAANANLRSRLADLEQLLADTLAVDDHIDLDRLKRSTTPPPFEPGNLAVPLNPPRWRDFEPPAPAGLGKMFGGEVRHQQQVAEAQQAFEQATAKHEAAEAERQRRLAAATEKYRQACEKLAAKVAAHNAAIDRFAAVFAAADPKAVVEYFGLVLGNSIYPDDFPQRYRLAYLPESRQLVVEYQLPTADVIPRVREYRYVADDDEVVAVARPEAEITDRYADMITQITLRTVHELYEADRTRLLETVVLNGIVDTVDPGVGRRARPCLVSLRTGREQFVSINLANVDPAACLRRLGGRISPHPVDLDPIPAIVEFDQVDKRFADEIDVLADLDQRPNLLTLPADQFQQLIADLFTKLGLEMRQVRTGPDGTVECVAHDPRPLFGGKVIVLARRGGGTVDASAVRDLFGTVQAESASNGILVTTAGYLPAAFEFASGKPLELIDGSGLLHMLAENTGVKARIHAQG, from the coding sequence ATGAGCAGCATGCAGGAGATGCAGCGGGCGCACGCGCAGCAGCTGCACGCCCAGCAACGCGCCCAGGCTGCCACGTTCCGGCAACACCAGCAGATGGTGTGGGAAGCGGAGAACGCCCGCCGGGCCGCGGAGCAGGCCGCCGCCGAGGACGAACGCAACCGCAAACGGCTGTACGCCAAGGCGCGAACGGCGAAGGTGGCCGCCGCCAACGCCAATCTGCGGTCCCGGCTGGCCGATCTGGAGCAGCTGCTCGCCGATACGCTCGCCGTCGACGACCACATCGACCTCGATCGTCTCAAGCGCAGCACGACCCCACCCCCGTTCGAGCCGGGCAACCTCGCCGTACCGTTGAACCCGCCGCGCTGGCGTGACTTCGAGCCGCCGGCTCCGGCGGGGCTGGGCAAGATGTTCGGTGGCGAGGTCCGCCACCAGCAGCAGGTCGCCGAGGCGCAGCAGGCGTTCGAACAGGCCACGGCGAAACACGAGGCGGCGGAGGCGGAACGCCAGCGCCGGCTGGCCGCCGCCACGGAGAAATACCGCCAGGCCTGCGAGAAGTTGGCGGCCAAGGTCGCCGCGCACAACGCGGCCATCGACCGGTTCGCCGCGGTTTTCGCCGCCGCCGATCCGAAGGCGGTCGTCGAGTACTTCGGGCTGGTGCTCGGCAACTCAATCTATCCGGATGATTTTCCCCAGCGCTACCGGCTGGCCTATCTGCCGGAGTCCCGCCAACTGGTGGTCGAATACCAACTACCCACGGCCGACGTGATCCCGCGCGTCCGCGAATACCGGTACGTGGCGGACGACGACGAGGTGGTGGCCGTCGCCCGCCCGGAGGCGGAAATCACCGACCGGTACGCCGACATGATCACCCAGATCACCTTGCGGACCGTGCACGAGCTCTACGAGGCCGACCGCACCCGCCTGCTGGAGACGGTGGTGCTCAACGGCATCGTCGACACGGTGGACCCGGGCGTCGGCCGCCGGGCCCGACCGTGTCTGGTCAGCCTGCGGACCGGACGCGAACAGTTCGTGTCGATCAATCTCGCCAACGTCGACCCGGCCGCCTGCCTACGTCGGCTGGGCGGCCGGATCTCGCCGCACCCGGTCGATCTGGACCCGATCCCGGCCATCGTCGAATTCGACCAGGTGGACAAGCGGTTCGCCGACGAGATCGACGTCCTCGCCGACCTCGACCAGCGGCCCAACCTGCTGACCCTGCCGGCCGATCAGTTCCAGCAGTTGATCGCCGACCTGTTCACCAAGCTGGGTCTGGAGATGCGGCAGGTACGGACCGGACCGGACGGCACGGTCGAATGCGTGGCGCACGATCCACGTCCGCTGTTCGGCGGCAAGGTGATCGTCCTGGCGCGTCGGGGCGGCGGCACGGTCGACGCGTCCGCTGTCCGGGACCTGTTCGGCACGGTCCAGGCGGAAAGCGCCTCGAACGGCATCCTGGTGACCACCGCCGGCTATCTGCCGGCGGCGTTCGAGTTCGCCTCCGGCAAGCCGCTGGAGCTGATCGACGGGTCCGGACTGCTGCACATGCTGGCCGAGAACACCGGGGTCAAGGCCCGCATCCACGCCCAGGGTTGA
- a CDS encoding prolyl oligopeptidase family serine peptidase, with product MAVEGVTAVGDDEHLWLEEVAAERALDWVGRHNTETVEAFAADPRFTRLRQSLREVLDSADRIPQPAWRGTYLYNLWQDKQHPRGLWRRASVDSYRQASPLWEVLLDIDELARAEGVSWVWQAPHLLRPSYDRCLVRLSRGGSDAAVVREFDLTTREFVDDGFVLPEAKSTVGWIDVDHIYVGTDFGPGSLTTSGYPRTIRSWRRGTALADAPVVFSGDVDDVLVSAAHDPTPGYTRDVVTRRTEFFRSETYLLRPDGAARRIEVPTDAEIDLHRQWLVIRLRSAWRVGAAEYPAGAVLVTALDPFLAGERDLAVVFEPTERTSFSYHVWTRDHLLLATLTDVRSEITVLTPRTDGWERRILGDAGGFDHTEVVDTEPDQGDGFLLDTSGFTRPPTLLLGSVDGPVETLKRGPAFFDADQISVRQFFAVSADGTEVPYFLVAPDAVATAAPPAAAATAAPPAAAAAGAANGADADGTDADAGSAAGLTLMTGYGGFEVAWTPAYSGIIGRGWLARGGSYVVANIRGGGEYGPRWHDAALRENRPRAYEDFAAVATDLVARGLTTPDRLGIFGGSNGGLLMGVMLTRYPELFGAIVGQVPLLDMRRYHKLLAGASWMAEYGDPDDPADWAFLRGYSPYHNIAPGRPYPPTLFVTSTRDDRVHPGHARKMVARLREHGYDVSYYENVEGGHGAAADNAQQAFKWALLLEFVRRALTADRR from the coding sequence GTGGCGGTCGAAGGCGTGACGGCGGTCGGTGACGACGAGCATCTCTGGTTGGAGGAGGTGGCGGCTGAGCGGGCACTGGACTGGGTCGGGCGGCACAACACCGAGACCGTCGAGGCGTTCGCCGCCGACCCCCGGTTCACCCGGCTGCGTCAGAGCCTGCGCGAGGTGCTGGACTCCGCCGACCGGATTCCCCAGCCGGCCTGGCGCGGGACGTACCTGTACAACCTGTGGCAGGACAAGCAGCACCCGCGCGGTCTGTGGCGACGCGCCAGCGTCGACTCCTACCGGCAGGCGTCGCCGCTCTGGGAGGTGCTCCTCGACATCGACGAACTGGCCCGGGCCGAGGGCGTCAGCTGGGTATGGCAGGCACCGCACCTGCTGCGTCCCAGCTACGACCGCTGCCTGGTCCGGCTCTCCCGAGGTGGATCCGACGCCGCGGTGGTGCGCGAGTTCGACCTGACCACCCGGGAGTTCGTCGACGACGGGTTCGTCCTGCCCGAGGCCAAGAGCACCGTCGGCTGGATCGACGTCGATCACATCTATGTCGGCACCGACTTCGGCCCCGGCTCGCTGACCACGTCCGGCTATCCACGGACGATCCGCAGCTGGCGGCGTGGCACCGCACTGGCCGACGCCCCGGTGGTGTTCAGCGGCGACGTCGACGACGTGCTGGTGTCGGCGGCCCACGATCCCACCCCCGGCTACACCCGCGACGTCGTCACCCGGCGTACCGAGTTCTTCCGCAGCGAGACCTACCTGCTGCGGCCCGACGGCGCGGCGCGGCGGATCGAAGTCCCCACCGACGCCGAGATCGACCTGCACCGGCAGTGGCTGGTGATCCGGTTGCGTAGCGCGTGGCGGGTCGGAGCGGCCGAGTATCCGGCCGGGGCGGTGCTGGTCACCGCGCTGGACCCGTTCCTGGCTGGCGAACGGGACCTCGCCGTGGTGTTCGAACCCACCGAACGGACCTCGTTCAGCTACCACGTGTGGACCCGCGACCATCTGCTGCTGGCCACACTCACCGACGTCCGCAGCGAGATCACCGTGCTGACCCCACGGACCGACGGCTGGGAGCGGCGGATCCTGGGCGACGCCGGGGGATTCGACCACACGGAGGTCGTCGACACCGAACCCGACCAGGGCGACGGGTTCCTCCTCGACACCAGCGGGTTCACCCGTCCGCCGACCCTGCTACTGGGGAGCGTCGACGGTCCGGTGGAAACCCTGAAACGTGGACCGGCGTTTTTCGACGCCGACCAGATCAGTGTGCGGCAGTTCTTCGCCGTCTCCGCGGACGGCACCGAGGTGCCGTACTTCCTGGTGGCTCCGGACGCCGTCGCGACCGCCGCCCCGCCTGCCGCAGCAGCGACCGCCGCCCCGCCTGCCGCAGCAGCGGCCGGGGCCGCGAACGGTGCCGACGCCGACGGTACCGACGCCGACGCCGGCTCGGCCGCCGGACTCACCCTGATGACCGGGTACGGCGGGTTCGAGGTCGCCTGGACCCCGGCCTACAGCGGGATCATCGGCCGGGGCTGGCTCGCGCGGGGCGGCAGCTACGTGGTGGCCAACATCCGGGGCGGCGGCGAGTACGGTCCCCGCTGGCACGACGCCGCCCTACGGGAGAACCGGCCCCGGGCGTACGAGGACTTCGCCGCCGTGGCGACCGACCTGGTCGCCCGGGGCCTGACCACCCCGGATCGCCTCGGCATCTTCGGTGGCAGCAACGGCGGCCTGCTGATGGGCGTCATGCTGACCCGCTATCCGGAACTGTTCGGCGCGATCGTCGGGCAGGTCCCGCTGCTGGACATGCGTCGCTACCACAAGCTGCTCGCCGGGGCGTCCTGGATGGCCGAGTACGGCGACCCGGACGATCCGGCCGACTGGGCGTTCCTGCGCGGATACTCGCCCTACCACAACATCGCGCCGGGCCGGCCGTACCCGCCGACGTTGTTCGTCACCTCGACCCGCGACGACCGGGTGCATCCCGGTCACGCTCGCAAGATGGTCGCCCGGCTGCGCGAGCACGGCTACGACGTGAGCTACTACGAGAATGTCGAAGGTGGACACGGCGCGGCGGCCGACAACGCACAGCAGGCGTTCAAGTGGGCGCTGCTGCTGGAGTTCGTCCGTCGGGCGCTGACCGCCGATCGACGCTGA
- a CDS encoding ricin-type beta-trefoil lectin domain protein, protein MRHTWGALLGLALAASLIAVPPTAASAAPHTTSVGAGVADSPVADSPVADSPAADSPAAGALPAEQLAALRRDLDLTTEELTTRLAVERLAPSIERRLRAELADTYAGTWVAADGRTVVVGVTDPARADRVRAAGAQPRIVARKLAELDRLAAGLDRRAATASPAVHAWYVDPVSNTVAIQAANATAATTFARAAGLPVDAVSAVVSADAYRPVYDIRGGDQYVINNSVLCSVGFAVAGGFVTAGHCGGVGASTAGSGVAQGTFRGSSFPGDDYAWVQTNANWVPRPWVNNYGGGTVTVTGSQEAAVGAAVCRSGRTTGWRCGTITAKNVTVNYSGQLVYGLVSSTACAQPGDSGGSFLAGTQAQGVTSGAGGTCGSGGTTVYQPVNEILSRYGLTLTTTGSGGATSRLIGLADKCIDVPNSNGVDGQHLQLYRCNGTNAQNWTFPGDGTIRALGLCMDVAWGSTANGAVVQLANCSGNPAQQWVLSGAGDLVNPQANKCVDVVDWNTADGARLIIYECHGGANQKWRRG, encoded by the coding sequence ATGAGACACACCTGGGGAGCGCTGCTGGGCCTGGCCCTTGCCGCGAGCCTGATCGCCGTACCGCCGACCGCCGCCAGTGCCGCGCCGCACACCACCTCGGTCGGTGCCGGCGTAGCCGACAGCCCCGTAGCCGACAGCCCCGTAGCCGACAGCCCCGCAGCCGACAGCCCCGCAGCCGGCGCCTTGCCAGCCGAACAGCTCGCCGCTCTGCGCCGGGACCTCGACCTGACCACCGAGGAGCTGACCACCCGGTTGGCCGTCGAGCGACTCGCCCCGTCGATCGAGCGACGGTTGCGAGCCGAGCTGGCCGACACGTACGCCGGGACCTGGGTCGCCGCCGACGGCCGTACCGTCGTCGTCGGGGTGACCGACCCGGCGCGGGCCGACCGGGTCCGCGCGGCCGGTGCCCAGCCCCGGATCGTCGCCCGGAAGCTGGCCGAGCTGGACCGGCTCGCCGCCGGACTCGACCGGCGGGCCGCGACCGCCAGCCCGGCCGTGCACGCCTGGTACGTCGACCCGGTCAGCAACACGGTGGCGATCCAGGCGGCGAACGCCACGGCGGCCACCACCTTCGCCCGAGCCGCCGGGCTGCCCGTCGACGCCGTCTCCGCCGTCGTCAGCGCCGACGCCTACCGGCCGGTGTACGACATCCGGGGCGGTGACCAGTACGTCATCAACAACTCCGTGCTCTGCTCGGTCGGCTTCGCCGTCGCCGGCGGCTTCGTCACCGCCGGCCACTGCGGCGGCGTCGGCGCGTCCACCGCCGGCAGCGGGGTCGCCCAAGGTACGTTCCGGGGCTCGTCATTCCCCGGCGACGACTACGCCTGGGTGCAGACCAACGCCAACTGGGTGCCCCGGCCCTGGGTCAACAACTACGGCGGCGGCACCGTCACCGTCACCGGATCCCAGGAAGCGGCGGTCGGTGCCGCCGTCTGCCGCTCCGGCCGGACCACCGGGTGGCGGTGCGGCACCATCACCGCCAAGAATGTCACCGTCAACTACTCCGGGCAGCTCGTCTACGGACTGGTGTCCAGCACCGCGTGTGCCCAGCCCGGTGACTCCGGCGGCTCGTTCCTCGCCGGCACCCAGGCCCAGGGCGTCACCTCCGGAGCCGGCGGCACCTGCGGTTCCGGTGGCACCACCGTCTACCAGCCGGTCAACGAGATCCTGTCCCGTTACGGGCTGACGCTGACCACCACCGGTAGCGGCGGCGCGACGAGCCGGCTCATCGGGCTGGCCGACAAGTGCATCGACGTACCGAATTCCAACGGCGTCGACGGCCAGCACCTGCAGTTGTACCGCTGCAACGGCACCAACGCCCAGAACTGGACGTTCCCCGGTGACGGCACCATCCGGGCGCTGGGGCTCTGCATGGACGTCGCCTGGGGCTCCACCGCCAACGGCGCGGTCGTCCAGCTGGCGAACTGCAGCGGCAACCCGGCCCAGCAGTGGGTGCTCTCCGGTGCCGGTGACCTGGTCAACCCGCAGGCGAACAAGTGCGTCGACGTGGTCGACTGGAACACCGCCGACGGCGCCCGACTGATCATCTACGAGTGCCACGGCGGTGCCAACCAGAAGTGGCGTCGCGGCTGA
- a CDS encoding glutathione peroxidase, translated as MGIYDIPLTTLAGAPASLGDFAGKAMLVVNVASRCGLTPQYADLEQLHEQYAERGFTVVGFPCNQFGGQEPGSAEEIQEFCSATYGVTFPMFDKVEVNGPGRHPVYTELVTATDTDGNAGDVQWNFEKFLVAPDGAVVGRFRPRVVPTDATLVAAIEKQLPR; from the coding sequence GTGGGCATCTACGACATTCCGCTGACCACTCTGGCTGGTGCGCCAGCGTCGCTGGGGGACTTCGCCGGCAAGGCCATGCTCGTGGTCAACGTGGCGTCCAGATGCGGGCTCACTCCGCAGTACGCCGACCTCGAACAGCTGCACGAGCAGTACGCCGAGCGGGGCTTCACTGTCGTCGGCTTCCCCTGCAACCAGTTCGGTGGCCAGGAGCCGGGCAGCGCCGAGGAGATCCAGGAGTTCTGCTCGGCGACGTACGGCGTGACGTTTCCGATGTTCGACAAGGTCGAAGTCAACGGCCCCGGCCGGCACCCGGTCTACACGGAGCTGGTGACCGCGACCGACACGGACGGCAATGCCGGCGACGTGCAGTGGAACTTCGAGAAGTTCCTGGTGGCACCGGACGGCGCGGTGGTCGGCCGGTTCCGGCCGCGGGTCGTGCCGACCGACGCCACGCTGGTCGCCGCGATCGAAAAGCAGCTGCCCCGGTAG
- a CDS encoding trypsin-like serine protease, with the protein MKLFPLLSRALLVTGFVIAGLAVPAAASAAPPSSTADEVGTLVVNGRPATENYSFMVYTSGCTGSLIKANWVVTAKHCPTPSSVRVGSVNRTSGGVVVRVTRAVNHPTIDVKLMQLASSVSYAPAPIPTTSGAVGTATRIIGWGQTCAPRGCGSAPTIAHELDTSIVADSRCLGINGRYEICTNNTNGNAGACYGDSGGPQVRLASGRWYLIGATSRAGNNNSTCATGPSIYGDLTSIRSWINTQVGGLPA; encoded by the coding sequence ATGAAGCTGTTTCCCCTCCTGTCCCGAGCGCTGCTGGTCACCGGGTTCGTGATCGCCGGCCTGGCCGTGCCGGCCGCCGCCAGCGCCGCGCCCCCGTCGAGCACCGCGGACGAGGTCGGCACCCTGGTGGTCAACGGCCGGCCGGCCACCGAGAACTACTCGTTCATGGTCTACACGTCCGGCTGCACCGGCTCGTTGATCAAAGCCAACTGGGTGGTCACCGCCAAGCACTGCCCGACCCCCAGCTCGGTCCGCGTCGGCAGCGTCAACCGCACCAGCGGCGGCGTCGTCGTCCGGGTGACCCGGGCGGTCAACCACCCGACGATCGATGTCAAGCTGATGCAGCTGGCCAGCTCGGTCAGCTACGCCCCGGCGCCGATCCCCACCACCTCCGGCGCGGTCGGCACCGCCACCCGGATCATCGGCTGGGGGCAGACCTGCGCACCCCGGGGCTGCGGCTCCGCGCCGACCATCGCCCACGAGTTGGATACCTCGATCGTCGCGGACAGCCGCTGCCTGGGGATCAACGGGCGGTACGAAATCTGCACGAACAACACGAACGGCAACGCCGGTGCCTGCTACGGCGACTCCGGCGGCCCGCAGGTACGGCTGGCCTCCGGCCGCTGGTACCTGATCGGTGCCACCAGCCGCGCCGGGAACAACAACTCCACCTGCGCCACCGGCCCGTCGATCTACGGTGACCTGACGTCGATCCGCAGCTGGATCAACACCCAGGTCGGCGGTCTCCCCGCCTGA
- a CDS encoding lysylphosphatidylglycerol synthase domain-containing protein: MQPPTRPRPPLLRRALQVVVVGVFVGFIVWAVAGQWSQVRATAADLSPAGLLLATAAALAALWCTFLSWRAILSDFGSTIPVAASARIFFLGQLGKYLPGKLWPILTQARLGRAYQVPGRASAAAALLVMAVSLGTGLLLTAALLPLVSPAAFDDYWWTLLALPLAAIALWPPVLNWGLARAMRLARREPMPRPLTPRGISQSVGWSVLAWLGYGGHLWALLWGLDAEAAHLVVLSVAAFAGSWAIGFLLLVAPAGAGPREAALVVILGASVGQPVALVAAVLSRLLITLLDVAAAVFVIAVHRRRTAAAGDPAPTGPTPVGDAAPVGDRAPTGAGHQDAVTPTGP, from the coding sequence GTGCAGCCCCCGACCCGCCCGCGCCCGCCCCTGTTGCGGCGGGCGCTCCAGGTCGTCGTCGTCGGAGTCTTCGTCGGCTTCATCGTCTGGGCCGTCGCCGGCCAGTGGTCCCAGGTACGGGCCACCGCCGCCGACCTCTCACCGGCCGGCCTGCTGCTCGCCACCGCTGCCGCGCTCGCCGCGTTGTGGTGCACCTTCCTGAGCTGGCGGGCGATCCTCAGCGACTTCGGCAGCACCATCCCGGTCGCCGCCAGCGCGCGGATCTTCTTTCTCGGCCAGCTCGGCAAGTACCTGCCGGGCAAGCTCTGGCCGATCCTCACCCAGGCCCGGCTCGGTCGCGCCTATCAGGTTCCCGGCCGGGCCTCCGCCGCCGCCGCGCTGTTGGTGATGGCCGTCTCGCTCGGCACCGGCCTGCTGCTGACCGCTGCCCTGCTGCCACTGGTCAGCCCGGCGGCGTTCGACGACTACTGGTGGACGTTGCTGGCGTTGCCGCTCGCCGCGATCGCGCTGTGGCCGCCCGTACTCAACTGGGGTCTGGCGCGAGCCATGCGGCTGGCCCGCCGCGAACCGATGCCCCGGCCGCTGACGCCGCGCGGCATCAGCCAATCCGTCGGCTGGTCGGTCCTGGCTTGGCTCGGCTACGGCGGGCACCTCTGGGCGTTGTTGTGGGGGCTCGACGCCGAGGCCGCACACCTGGTCGTTCTCTCCGTCGCCGCGTTCGCCGGTTCGTGGGCGATCGGCTTTCTGCTGCTGGTGGCTCCGGCCGGCGCGGGGCCCCGGGAGGCCGCCCTGGTGGTCATTCTCGGTGCCAGCGTGGGTCAGCCGGTCGCGCTGGTCGCCGCCGTGCTGTCCCGCCTGCTGATCACCCTCCTCGACGTCGCCGCCGCCGTGTTCGTCATCGCCGTTCACCGGCGTCGTACGGCAGCGGCCGGCGATCCCGCGCCGACTGGCCCGACACCGGTCGGCGATGCCGCACCCGTCGGCGATCGGGCACCCACCGGTGCCGGGCACCAGGACGCCGTGACACCGACGGGACCGTAG
- a CDS encoding glycosyltransferase: MRWLVFGTYEAQRHPRIAVLIEGLRSAGDDVVEINAPLGLDTAARVAMLRQPWRLPLLAAKLVRCWTSLARRARRHRKPGAVDAVLVGYLGHFDVRLARLLFRRTPIVLDHLVSAAGTARDRGLTSGGPAGSGGLKARLMRTIDSGALRSADLVVVDTAEHASALPPGAADRGVVALVGAGRDWFAARPTAPAFPEADPAMAGQSTPTAPPGRRLRAIFVGLYTPLHGTITLGAALAQLADDDRIEITMVGTGQEYAECRAAAASNPRITWIDWATSAELPDLVAGHDVALGIFGTTDKALDVVPTKVFQGAAAGCAVLTSDTPPQRRVLGDAAILVPPGDPAAIAAALRRLADDPDLLRLRRAAAGRRADECFQAVAVVEPVRRRAADMAAPAHRSRPGQSAGSAARMSPTRVSP, from the coding sequence GTGCGTTGGCTGGTGTTCGGAACATACGAAGCGCAGCGGCACCCCCGGATCGCGGTCCTCATCGAGGGACTTCGCAGCGCTGGCGACGACGTCGTCGAGATCAACGCACCACTCGGCCTGGACACCGCCGCCCGGGTCGCGATGCTGCGTCAACCGTGGCGACTGCCGCTGCTCGCGGCGAAGCTGGTGCGCTGCTGGACCTCCCTCGCCCGGCGGGCACGCCGACACCGCAAACCCGGCGCGGTCGACGCCGTCCTGGTCGGATACCTCGGCCACTTCGACGTCCGGCTCGCCCGGCTGCTGTTCCGGCGTACCCCGATCGTGCTGGACCATCTGGTCTCCGCCGCCGGCACTGCCCGAGACCGGGGTCTGACCAGCGGTGGTCCCGCCGGTAGCGGTGGGTTGAAGGCCCGGCTGATGCGGACGATCGACTCCGGTGCGCTCCGTAGTGCCGACCTCGTCGTCGTCGACACGGCCGAACACGCGTCCGCGCTGCCGCCCGGGGCCGCCGATCGAGGAGTGGTCGCGCTCGTCGGGGCCGGCCGTGACTGGTTCGCCGCCCGCCCGACCGCGCCGGCCTTCCCCGAGGCGGACCCTGCCATGGCCGGGCAGAGCACCCCGACCGCCCCGCCCGGTCGCCGCCTGCGCGCCATCTTCGTCGGTCTCTACACCCCGCTGCACGGCACCATCACCCTCGGTGCGGCGCTCGCCCAACTCGCCGACGACGACCGGATCGAGATCACCATGGTCGGCACCGGCCAGGAGTACGCCGAGTGCCGGGCCGCCGCCGCCAGCAATCCCCGGATCACCTGGATCGACTGGGCGACGTCAGCCGAGTTGCCGGATCTGGTCGCCGGCCACGACGTCGCACTGGGCATCTTCGGCACCACCGACAAAGCGCTCGATGTCGTACCGACCAAGGTCTTTCAAGGCGCGGCGGCCGGCTGCGCCGTGCTGACCTCGGACACCCCGCCGCAGCGGCGGGTCCTCGGCGACGCGGCGATCCTCGTACCGCCGGGCGACCCGGCCGCGATCGCCGCCGCGTTGCGTCGGCTCGCCGACGATCCGGACCTGCTGCGGCTGCGGAGGGCGGCAGCAGGTCGCCGGGCCGACGAGTGTTTCCAGGCCGTGGCCGTCGTCGAGCCGGTACGGCGCCGGGCGGCCGACATGGCCGCCCCGGCGCACCGGTCCCGGCCCGGTCAGTCGGCGGGAAGCGCGGCTCGGATGTCGCCGACCCGGGTCAGCCCGTAG
- a CDS encoding glycosyltransferase family 2 protein, translating into MTTTSRFDRLGTGVWPVTEPTGEVRRGNIGQPLDVTIVLPCYNEQDHVLREIERITAAMDTSGYTYELLAIDDASTDRTLQVLQEAQPRFPHLRLMPFHRNGGSGTARRIGTQQARGEIVVWTDADMTYPNERIPELVQLLEKEPVIDQVVGARTSEQGTHKVLRVPAKWLIRKVAERLSGTTIPDLNSGLRAFRREVALPYLRLLPPGFSCVTTITMAFLHNQHEVRYLPIDYAKRSGSSKFHFVKDAYRYILQVLRMVMYFNPLKVLMPPALWLLALGSGKLIYDVVANPVRVATNTIMIMLTGLIIAAVALLADLIVRSRSD; encoded by the coding sequence ATGACGACGACAAGCCGGTTCGACCGGCTCGGCACCGGCGTCTGGCCAGTGACCGAACCGACCGGCGAAGTACGCCGCGGCAACATCGGCCAACCACTCGACGTGACCATCGTGCTCCCCTGCTACAACGAGCAGGACCACGTGCTGCGGGAGATCGAACGGATCACCGCCGCGATGGACACCAGCGGCTACACCTATGAACTACTGGCGATCGACGACGCCTCGACCGACCGGACGTTGCAGGTGCTGCAGGAGGCGCAACCCCGCTTCCCGCACCTGCGTCTGATGCCGTTCCACCGCAACGGCGGTTCCGGTACCGCCCGCCGGATCGGCACCCAGCAGGCCCGGGGCGAGATCGTGGTCTGGACCGACGCCGACATGACCTATCCCAACGAGCGGATCCCCGAGCTCGTCCAGTTGTTGGAGAAGGAACCGGTCATCGACCAGGTCGTCGGGGCCAGGACCAGCGAACAGGGCACCCACAAGGTGTTGCGGGTGCCGGCGAAGTGGCTGATCCGCAAGGTCGCCGAACGACTCAGCGGCACCACGATCCCGGACCTCAACTCCGGGCTACGCGCGTTCCGGCGGGAGGTGGCCCTGCCGTACCTGCGGCTGCTGCCCCCCGGCTTCTCCTGCGTCACGACGATCACCATGGCGTTCCTGCACAACCAGCACGAGGTGCGGTACCTGCCAATCGACTACGCCAAGCGCTCCGGATCGTCGAAGTTCCACTTCGTCAAGGACGCCTACCGCTACATCCTGCAGGTGCTGCGGATGGTCATGTACTTCAACCCGCTCAAGGTGCTGATGCCACCGGCCCTGTGGCTGCTGGCGCTCGGCTCCGGCAAGCTGATCTACGACGTGGTCGCCAACCCGGTACGGGTCGCCACCAACACCATCATGATCATGTTGACCGGTCTGATCATCGCCGCGGTCGCGCTCCTCGCCGACCTCATCGTCCGGTCCCGGTCCGACTGA